A part of Aegilops tauschii subsp. strangulata cultivar AL8/78 chromosome 2, Aet v6.0, whole genome shotgun sequence genomic DNA contains:
- the LOC109781569 gene encoding RING-H2 finger protein ATL72 has protein sequence MYSRRTLLHTPSFSGGQPSGPSQPVTDGGAPGSNFDANVVMILAVLLCALICALGLNSIVRCALRCSSRAAAADAEPSRVARLAKGGLRRKAVRAMPIMVYSAGLKLNTACPMCTICLSDFEAGEHVKVLPKCNHGFHVRCIDRWLLARATCPTCRQSLFAEPHKACGCSEASQVDPARVHSVLVPLRPEGLITTYDF, from the coding sequence ATGTACTCAAGAAGGACACTGCTTCACACTCCTTCATTCTCTGGGGGGCAGCCCTCCGGACCAAGCCAGCCGGTGACCGACGGCGGCGCTCCGGGAAGCAACTTCGACGCGAACGTGGTGATGATCCTCGCCGTCCTCCTCTGCGCGCTCATATGCGCGCTGGGGCTCAACTCGATCGTCCGGTGCGCGCTCCGGTGCTcgagccgggcggcggcggcggacgcggagcCCAGTCGGGTGGCGCGGCTGGCCAAGGGCGGGCTGAGGAGGAAGGCCGTCCGGGCCATGCCGATCATGGTCTACTCCGCGGGGCTGAAGCTCAACACCGCCTGCCCGATGTGCACCATCTGCCTCTCGGACTTCGAGGCCGGGGAGCACGTCAAGGTCCTCCCCAAGTGCAACCATGGCTTCCACGTCAGATGCATTGACCGGTGGCTCCTCGCGCGCGCCACCTGCCCGACGTGCCGCCAGTCCTTGTTCGCCGAGCCGCACAAGGCGTGTGGGTGCTCCGAGGCCAGCCAGGTCGACCCGGCGCGTGTCCACTCTGTGCTTGTGCCGCTCAGGCCTGAAGGTTTGATCACCACGTATGATTTTTAG